A window of the Vigna angularis cultivar LongXiaoDou No.4 chromosome 3, ASM1680809v1, whole genome shotgun sequence genome harbors these coding sequences:
- the LOC128195780 gene encoding protein FAR1-RELATED SEQUENCE 5-like, whose protein sequence is MSTHTMDGDQGNDYNDNVDEPNESLMEIDPTVHMCFDSMVEAKTFYTNYAIRRGFAVRTRTSKKDKDNNVYYLRIVCSREGKYVSSVKPVVKTLPSQINQCPAGITIAKKEDKWFIRTVVLDHNHDLCPNNSKLFAANRKLSMHAKHTLQVNHDAGVRLNKSFLSIVNDAGGYENMDFVERDARNYIGQHRRSLCKDGDGQALLRHFSSMKDRNNEFFYDIALDEGNKICSVFWADARSRAACEEFGDVVSFDTTYLTNKYDMPFAPFVGVNHHGHSILLGCGLLSSEDTVSFVWLFQCWLRCMRNKTPQGIITDQCRAMANAIEQVFPHTRHRWCLWHILKKLPEKLHGYRNNPVIKTELHALIYDCVCPTEFENGWKELLTKHGLEENEWLCNLYEERHKWVPCYLKKDFWAGMSTTQRSEGMNAFFDGFINSTTTLQQFVVQYDNALRVKAQKEIEADFSSMNTTIACGSQSPIKRQFQVEYTHAKFEEVQTEFRSRMNCFIKDTLKEDLWNTYTVKEERMWEGNRVPDKFYKVQFDPITQTTTCSCHLFEFRGIICRHSQLVFGQEDVYSVPSQYILRRWSKNIRRRHTLITASYSNSTNEPRMQRYKLLCKRFYEIAEVACESEEASTELEKELNCLGTKFGFSSSMTNNIISDAGQLRYDTGACTSIPLTPVGTSDVLVHSPATVKRKGRPRTNRLKSTVEKKTKRRKSTSLTNTSTPPTEQCGERPSNVVECDHREQFEADTIQLSQDTEMGHFGFMSLLSAVHNNFDNNIN, encoded by the exons ATGTCAACGCACACAATGGATGGGGATCAAGGGAATGACTATAATGACAATGTTGATGAGCCCAATGAAAGTTTAATGGAGATTGACCCAACAGTGCATATGTGTTTTGACTCAATGGTTGAAGCAAAAACTTTTTACACAAACTACGCCATTAGACGTGGGTTTGCCGTGCGGACTAGAACttctaaaaaagataaagacaaCAACGTCTACTACCTCAGAATAGTTTGTTCAAGGGAGGGAAAATATGTGTCTTCGGTCAAACCAGTGGTAAAAACACTTCCAAGTCAAATTAACCAATGTCCTGCTGGGATAACCATTGCAAAGAAGGAGGACAAGTGGTTTATAAGGACCGTTGTTCTGGACCACAACCATGATCTTTGTCCAAATAACTCCAAACTATTTGCAGCCAATAGAAAGTTAAGCATGCATGCAAAACACACGTTGCAGGTCAACCACGATGCTGGAGTTAGGTTAAATAAGAGTTTCCTTAGCATTGTGAACGATGCGGGGGGATATGAAAACATGGACTTTGTGGAGCGGGACGCTCGAAACTACATTGGCCAACACAGAAGATCTTTATGTAAGGATGGTGATGGTCAGGCACTCCTACGACACTTTTCGTCAATGAAAGATAGAAATAACGAGTTCTTCTATGACATTGCTCTGGATGAAGGGAATAAAATCTGTAGTGTGTTTTGGGCTGATGCAAGAAGTCGTGCTGCATGTGAAGAATTCGGTGATGTTGTTTCCTTTGACACCACTTACTTAACAAATAAGTACGACATGCCATTTGCGCCTTTTGTTGGAGTTAACCATCATGGACACTCGATTTTACTTGGTTGTGGATTGTTGTCTTCGGAAGACACTGTCTCATTTGTGTGGTTGTTCCAATGTTGGCTAAGATGCATGCGTAATAAGACTCCTCAAGGTATTATTACTGACCAATGCAGAGCAATGGCCAACGCTATTGAACAAGTGTTTCCTCATACGAGGCACAGGTGGTGTTTATGGCACATCCTTAAGAAGTTGCCTGAAAAATTGCACGGGTATAGAAATAATCCCGTTATCAAAACCGAACTACATGCGCTTATATATGATTGTGTTTGTCCAAcagaatttgaaaatggttgGAAGGAACTACTTACAAAACATGGATTGGAGGAAAATGAATGGCTATGTAATTTGTACGAAGAGAGACATAAATGGGTCCCGTGTTACTTGAAAAAAGATTTTTGGGCAGGCATGTCTACGACTCAGAGAAGTGAGGGAATGAATGCCTTTTTTGATGGATTTATCAATTCTACAACAACACTTCAACAGTTTGTGGTCCAATACGACAATGCACTTAGGGTAAAGGCGCAGAAGGAAATAGAAGCCGACTTCTCCTCCATGAACACCACTATTGCATGTGGTTCTCAGTCACCAATTAAGAGACAATTTCAAGTGGAATACACACATGCAAAGTTTGAGGAGGTCCAAACTGAATTCCGTTCAAGGATGAATTGTTTCATCAAAGACACCTTAAAGGAGGACTTGTGGAACACTTACACTGTAAAAGAGGAACGAATGTGGGAGGGTAATCGTGTACCGGATAAATTTTACAAAGTTCAATTTGATCCCATCACACAGACAACCACTTGCTCTTGCCACCTCTTTGAGTTTAGAGGAATTATATGTCGCCATTCCCAGTTGGTATTTGGCCAAGAAGATGTTTACAGTGTTCCCTCACAATACATTTTGAGGCGCTGGAGCAAAAACATTCGAAGAAGACACACACTAATAACAGCATCGTATAGTAATTCGACAAATGAACCACGGATGCAAAGATACAAACTGTTGTGCAAACGTTTTTATGAAATTGCTGAAGTTGCATGTGAGTCTGAGGAAGCTAGTACTGAATTGGAAAAAGAACTTAATTGTTTGGGTACAAAATTTGGATTCAGTTCTTCCATGACAAATAACATCATCAGTGATGCAGGCCAACTAAGATACGATACTGGTGCATGCACGTCAATACCACTTACTCCAGTTGGAACATCTGATGTCCTTGTACACAGTCCTGCAACTGTTAAGCGAAAAGGACGTCCACGCACAAATAGGTTGAAGTCCACTGTTGagaaaaaaaccaaaagaagaaagTCAACTTCATTGACAAACACTTCAACACCACCCACCGAACAATGT GGCGAAAGACCAAGTAATGTTGTTGAATGTGATCACCGTGAACAATTTGAAGCGGACACTATCCAACTATCACAAGATACCGAAATGGGTCATTTTGGATTTATGTCGTTGTTGTCAGCTGTACATAACAATTTCGATAACAACATCAACTGA